In Rhineura floridana isolate rRhiFlo1 chromosome 6, rRhiFlo1.hap2, whole genome shotgun sequence, one genomic interval encodes:
- the USP49 gene encoding ubiquitin carboxyl-terminal hydrolase 49 isoform X2, whose product MDRCKHVGRLRLAQDHSILNPQKWHCMDCNTTESIWACLKCSHVACGRYIEDHALKHFEETRHPLAMEVNDLYVFCYLCEDYVLNDNPEGDLKLLRSSLSAIKSQKHDPSARSGRTLRSMALGEDVCSHQRAPQGQPQMLTALWYRRQSLLAKALRTWFDKSSRGQRKLEQKKQLEELERKKEVARQRRQEMKRRLLEELANTPPRKSARLLSHIRRENLIPRKFRDMEASSPTSRRVQSSKFKQFYSIRRKPFMTPGVTGLKNLGNTCYMNSILQVLSHLQKFRECFLTLDLCETEELLAKTVNGKSRMSGKLVNGPVPNESGRNDQLGSHGRQCLPAGLNGGSSINKSLELIQPKEPSSKHISLCHELHTLFRVMWSGKWASVSPFAMLHSVWSLIPAFRGYDQQDAQEFLCELLDKVQQELESEGTKRRILKPFSQRKLTKQVLKVVNTIFHGQLLSQVTCITCNYKSNTVEPFWDLSLEFPERYHSINKGIVPVNQTECMLTEMLAKFTETEALEGRIYACDQCNSKRRKSSPKPLILSEAKKQLMIYRLPQVLRLHLKRFRWSGRNHREKIGVHVLFDQGFGSTAMTPN is encoded by the exons ATGGATAGATGCAAACATGTTGGGCGGCTACGACTTGCCCAGGACCATTCTATCCTGAACCCCCAGAAGTGGCACTGCATGGACTGCAACACCACAGAATCTATTTGGGCCTGCctgaaatgctcccatgtggccTGTGGAAGATATATTGAGGACCATGCACTTAAACATTTTGAAGAGACCAGGCATCCTTTGGCTATGGAAGTTAATGATCTTTATGTGTTTTGTTACCTTTGTGAAGACTATGTGTTGAATGATAACCCCGAGGGTGACTTGAAATTACTTAGAAGTTCTCTATCTGCAATTAAAAGCCAGAAGCATGATCCATCTGCTAGAAGTGGTAGGACGCTGCGGTCAATGGCTTTGGGGGAGGATGTTTGCAGTCatcagagggcccctcagggacaGCCTCAGATGCTTACAGCTCTCTGGTACAGACGTCAGTCATTGCTGGCAAAAGCACTGCGGACTTGGTTTGATAAGAGCTCTAGAGGCCAGCGAAAACTAGAACAAAAGAAACAATTGGAAGAGctggagaggaagaaggaagtggcCAGGCAGCGGCGTCAAGAGATGAAGCGGAGATTGTTGGAAGAACTGGCAAACACTCCTCCAAGAAAAAGTGCCAGGCTTTTGTCACACATTCGCAGAGAGAATCTGATTCCTCGGAAGTTCAGAGATATGGAAGCAAGTTCCCCTACCTCAAGACGAGTGCAGAGTAGCAAATTCAAACAATTCTATTCCATCAGGCGTAAGCCTTTCATGACTCCTGGTGTGACTGGACTAAAGAATCTAGGAAATACGTGCTACATGAACTCTATTCTTCAAGTTTTAAGTCACCTCCAAAAGTTTAGAGAATGTTTCTTGACGCTGGATCTTTGTGAAACTGAAGAACTCTTAGCTAAGACAGTGAATGGAAAGTCTAGAATGTCTGGAAAGCTAGTCAATGGGCCTGTTCCAAATGAGTCAGGGAGGAATGATCAACTGGGTTCACACGGCAGGCAGTGCCTGCCTGCTGGCTTAAATGGTGGGTCCTCAATAAACAAAAGTTTAGAACTGATACAGCCCAAGGAGCCAAGTTCAAAGCACATCTCTCTCTGTCATGAACTGCACACGCTGTTCAGAGTCATGTGGTCTGGGAAGTGGGCCTCAGTGTCCCCTTTTGCCATGCTGCACTCTGTGTGGAGTCTCATTCCAGCATTTCGAGGTTATGACCAGCAAGATGCTCAGGAATTTCTCTGTGAATTGTTGGATAAAGTGCAGCAAGAGTTGGAATCCGAAGGAACAAAACGCAGGATCCTTAAGCCTTTTTCGCAGAGGAAGCTCACCAAGCAGGTCCTGAAGGTGGTAAACACCATTTTTCATGGGCAGCTGCTCAGTCAG GTCACCTGTATAACATGTAACTATAAATCTAATACTGTGGAACCTTTCTGGGATCTTTCCCTGGAATTTCCTGAACGTTATCACTCCATCAACAAAGGGATTGTGCCTGTTAATCAGACAGAGTGCATGCTGACTGAAATGTTGGCcaaattcacagaaacagaagctttGGAAGGGAGGATTTATGCATGTGACCAGTGCAACA gcaaACGACGGAAATCTTCTCCCAAACCTCTTATTCTGAGTGAAGCTAAAAAGCAGTTAATGATCTACAGACTACCTCAGGTCCTCCGGCTGCACCTTAAACGATTCAG